In Herbaspirillum sp. WKF16, one genomic interval encodes:
- the pgm gene encoding phosphoglucomutase (alpha-D-glucose-1,6-bisphosphate-dependent), with translation MSSVNPLAGKRAAPSALVNLPVLISNYYSLRPDMAESTHRVAFGTSGHRGNANAHSFNEWHVLAITQAICDYRREQGFKGPLFLGIDTHALSEPAWHSALEVLAANEVVTMLAEGSPYAPTPAVSHAILCHNRVHRDALADGIVVTPSHNPPDNGGFKYNMPNGGPSDSNVTGWIEKRANGYLEKQLEGVRRVTFEKAIKAGTTRRYDYLDNYVGDLPNIIDLSAIAGANVKIGVDPLGGAGVHYWSAIADRYKLNLEVVNTEVDAAFRFVPQDWDGQIRMDPSSPYAMSELIALKERFDVALACDTDHDRHGVIAKSSGLLPANSYLSTAVYYLFRHRPAWGAGAAIGKTLVSSQMINRVADHLGRKLLEMPVGFKWFVDGLYDGSLGFGCEESAGASFLRFDGQPWSTDKDGITAALLAAEMTARTGNDPGRIYQELTQQLGAPLNGRIEAAATPEQKARLSRLSPEDVSSTELAGEPIREVMTTAPANGKAFGGLKIVTDNGWFAARPSGTESIYKIYGESFRDQAHLDKIFAEAQEIVTRALKAG, from the coding sequence ATGAGCAGCGTCAATCCACTGGCCGGCAAACGCGCGGCGCCCTCGGCACTGGTCAACCTGCCGGTGCTGATCTCCAACTACTACAGCCTGCGTCCCGACATGGCGGAGTCCACGCACCGCGTGGCCTTCGGCACCTCCGGCCATCGCGGCAACGCCAACGCGCACAGCTTCAACGAATGGCATGTGCTGGCCATCACCCAGGCCATCTGCGACTACCGGCGCGAGCAGGGCTTCAAGGGCCCGCTGTTCCTGGGCATCGACACCCATGCGCTGTCCGAGCCGGCCTGGCATAGCGCGCTGGAAGTGCTGGCCGCCAACGAGGTGGTCACCATGCTGGCCGAAGGCAGCCCCTATGCGCCCACGCCGGCGGTGTCGCACGCCATCCTCTGCCACAACCGCGTGCATCGCGACGCGCTGGCCGACGGCATCGTGGTCACGCCTTCGCACAACCCGCCCGACAACGGCGGCTTCAAGTACAACATGCCCAACGGCGGCCCGTCGGACTCCAACGTCACCGGCTGGATCGAGAAGCGCGCCAACGGCTACCTGGAAAAGCAACTGGAAGGCGTACGGCGCGTCACCTTCGAGAAAGCCATCAAGGCCGGTACCACGCGCCGTTATGACTACCTCGACAACTACGTCGGCGACCTGCCCAACATCATCGACCTGTCAGCCATCGCCGGCGCCAATGTCAAGATCGGGGTGGATCCGCTGGGCGGGGCAGGCGTGCATTACTGGTCGGCCATCGCCGACCGCTACAAGCTGAACCTGGAAGTGGTCAACACCGAGGTCGACGCCGCCTTCCGTTTCGTGCCGCAGGACTGGGACGGGCAGATCCGCATGGATCCGTCCTCGCCCTATGCGATGAGCGAGCTGATCGCGCTGAAGGAGCGCTTCGACGTCGCGCTGGCCTGCGACACCGACCATGATCGCCACGGCGTCATCGCCAAGAGCAGCGGCCTGCTGCCGGCCAACAGCTACCTTTCCACGGCGGTGTACTACCTGTTCCGCCATCGTCCCGCCTGGGGCGCCGGCGCCGCCATCGGCAAGACCCTGGTGTCGAGCCAGATGATCAACCGCGTGGCCGACCACCTCGGCCGCAAGCTGCTGGAGATGCCGGTCGGCTTCAAGTGGTTCGTGGACGGCCTGTACGACGGCAGCCTCGGCTTCGGCTGCGAGGAAAGCGCGGGCGCCTCCTTCCTGCGCTTCGACGGCCAGCCGTGGAGCACCGACAAGGACGGCATCACCGCCGCGCTGCTGGCCGCCGAGATGACCGCGCGCACCGGCAACGACCCGGGCCGCATCTACCAAGAGCTGACCCAGCAGCTGGGCGCGCCGCTCAATGGCCGCATCGAGGCCGCCGCCACGCCGGAACAGAAGGCGCGGCTGTCCAGGCTGTCGCCCGAGGATGTCAGCTCGACCGAGCTGGCCGGCGAGCCCATCCGCGAGGTGATGACCACCGCGCCGGCCAACGGCAAGGCGTTCGGCGGCCTCAAGATCGTCACCGACAACGGCTGGTTCGCCGCCCGTCCGTCCGGCACCGAGAGCATCTACAAGATCTACGGCGAGAGCTTCCGCGACCAGGCCCACCTGGACAAGATCTTCGCCGAGGCGCAGGAGATCGTCACGCGCGCGCTCAAGGCCGGCTGA
- a CDS encoding CbtB domain-containing protein, whose amino-acid sequence MASTSGINPSSTLDHAQAGGNVLRDRIAPSLLAFALGAALIYGAGFASKVELHNAAHDGRHSAGFPCH is encoded by the coding sequence ATGGCCAGCACATCCGGCATCAATCCGAGCAGCACCCTCGATCACGCGCAGGCCGGCGGCAATGTCCTGCGCGACCGCATCGCCCCTTCGCTGCTGGCTTTCGCCCTGGGTGCGGCGCTGATCTACGGCGCCGGCTTCGCCTCCAAGGTCGAGCTGCACAACGCCGCCCACGACGGCCGCCACTCGGCCGGCTTCCCCTGCCACTGA